The Methanothermobacter sp. genome includes a window with the following:
- a CDS encoding ATPase domain-containing protein, giving the protein MDAISRLSTGVKGLDDIIGGYPQGRSILVTGDAGAGKTIMALHFAIESARKGLKTVYVTTEEDETDLRIQCASLGWDIDELMESGTLKIIGLSAIRARLTEAEIHIGIESVKGNLQKILAEIPEDTEVLVIDSIGSHTEKLTTHEFRDQFDLLIYELKKRGITALIILDSATSMEFNEIALYAVYGAIKLIKRENPYTGRRERVMDIIKMRSTRTPIEFVPYIISDNGLEVIENPED; this is encoded by the coding sequence ATGGATGCTATATCCAGGTTAAGTACGGGGGTTAAGGGACTGGACGATATAATAGGGGGATACCCTCAGGGGAGGAGTATTCTTGTAACAGGTGACGCCGGGGCTGGTAAAACCATCATGGCACTCCACTTTGCCATTGAGAGTGCCAGGAAAGGCCTTAAGACAGTCTATGTTACAACAGAGGAGGACGAGACTGACCTGAGGATCCAGTGCGCCTCACTTGGGTGGGATATAGATGAACTGATGGAATCAGGCACCCTGAAGATCATAGGACTCTCTGCCATAAGGGCAAGGCTCACAGAGGCGGAGATACACATAGGCATTGAATCCGTCAAGGGAAACCTTCAGAAGATACTGGCTGAGATCCCGGAGGACACTGAGGTGCTTGTGATAGACAGTATAGGTAGCCATACAGAGAAACTAACAACACATGAGTTCCGGGACCAGTTTGACCTCCTTATCTACGAACTAAAGAAGAGGGGTATAACTGCATTGATAATCCTTGACAGTGCCACCTCCATGGAGTTCAATGAGATAGCTCTCTACGCTGTATACGGGGCCATAAAACTGATAAAGAGGGAGAACCCCTACACAGGTAGAAGGGAGAGGGTTATGGATATTATAAAGATGAGGAGCACAAGGACACCAATTGAATTTGTACCGTACATCATATCAGATAATGGCCTTGAGGTCATAGAGAACCCTGAAGATTGA